The genome window GGGAAGTGAGCGGCCAGGATCAGCACGCCGCTGTCGGCGTGGCGCTCGATGAACTCGCGCCGGGTCGCCGCCGCGCGCTTGCCGTCGTAGCAGAAGCGGCTCGACCACTGCGGCTCGGCCACCTGCACCGTGCGATGCATGAGGTCGCCGGAGAAGACGGCCTGGCCGGCGCTGGTGGTCAGCCGCACGCAGACGTGGCCGGGGGTGTGCCCCGGGCTCGGCTCCAGACGCAGCCAGGGATCGAACTCGTGGGTCGCCTCCACCAGCTGGGTCCGGCCCGCCTCGACCACCGGCATGACGCTGTCCTTGATGCACTCGTCCTTCTCGTGTCGCCAGTACTCCCAGTCCTCGCCGGCGAAGAGGTAGGTGGCCCTGGGGAAGGTGGGCGCCCAGCGCCCGTCCACGAGGCGCGTGTTCCAGCCCACGTGGTCGACGTGAAGATGCGTACAGACGACCAGGTCCACCTGCTCGGGCGTCACGCCGGCGGTCCGGAGATCGTCGAGCCAACCGCCCCCGCGGCGGTGCCAGAGGGGCGACTCCGCCCGCGCCTTGTCGTTTCCCACGCCGGTGTCGATCAGCACCGTGTGCCGCGGCGTCCGCACGATCCAGGTCTGGATGCGCGAGGCCAGGTCGCCGACCGACTCGTCGAAGAAGTCGGGCTTGAGCCAGTGGTAGTGGCGGGCCACCGCCTCCGGGGTGGAGTCGGGCAGCATCGACGGCGTGGGGTAGAACGAGCGGTTGATCTCGACCACCGACGCGATGCTGACCTCGCCCAGCTGGATCATGAGCCTCCTTTTAGCGCAGGACACGCGTGGCCCGCAAGCGCCTACCGGCCGGCGCGGCGCGCCTCCACGACGAGGCTCTGCAACGCCCATCCGATCGGCCCGTCCAGATCCCAGAGCCGGCTATGGCTGGCCCCGATCCCGGAGGGCTCCGGCAGCGTCACGGTGTCGAGGCCCACCCACTCACCGGCGAGCGGCCGGTGGAGATAGACGGTGAGATCGGCGTTGATGAACGTGTAGCGGGCGGGGTCGAGCACGACGGCCACCCCGTTGCCGGAGTCGGCGGCGATCATCACGCGCTGCAGCGGACTGATCGCCTCCCCCAGCACGAGGGGCACGCGGGCTCGGATCCACACCGACGTCGGGTTCTGACCGAAGCCGCCACGCACGAGCCGGGCGTCCACCGACGACTGGTATCCGATGGCCGGCATCTCGAAGACCGGGAACCGAAACGGCTCCCCCGACTCGGGCGGCGGCAGCGGATCGTGCGGTTCCGGCTTCACGGCAGGAAAGTCCACCACCGTCGTGCGCGTCACGAGCGCGGAGGCTCGGGCCAGCGCACGTCCGCCGTCGGCCAGCGTGGCTTCCAGGCGGCGCACCGTTCGCCCCGCGCGCAGCGTGGTGGTGGCGATCTCCAGCCGGCCGATGGGCACGGGAGCGAAGAGCTCGACGGTGAGACGGGTGACGGTGACGGGCTCGCCGGCCACGGCGCGCTCGATGGCCCGGGCCAGCAGGGCCGACGGCGGGCCGGCGTGCTGGTGATCCCGGCTCCAGGGACCGCGGCTGTGCTCGGTGGCGACGAAGCGATCGTCGCCGTCGGGAACGAAGAAGGCCTCGGGCACGCTCATGCGCCTGGACGGGTCGCCCCGGCGAGGGGAGCGGCCAGTCGGCGCGCATGGTAGCACGCGCGCCTTGACAACCGGCAGCCACCAGGACGAGTGTACGGGCGCCTCATCCCAAGCTGCCCCGAACAACGAGGAACCCATCGTGAGGGAAGCGGGCAAGCGCGTCCGCGCGTCTCGGCTGCTAGAGGTCCTCGCCGCGTCGACCCGGCTGGGTTTGACCTCGTTCGGCGGGCCCATCGCTCACCTGGGCTACTTCCGCGACGAGTACGTGGTGAGACGGCGATGGGTCGACGAGGCGCACTATGCTGACCTGGTGGCGCTGTGCCAGTTCCTTCCCGGTCCGGCCAGCAGCCAGGTGGGTATGGCCCTGGGCGTCATACGGGCCGGCTTGCCGGGGGCGGTGGCGGCCTGGCTCGGATTCACGCTGCCCTCGGCGGTGGCCCTGGTGGCGTTCGCCTACGGCCTGCAGGTGGTCGGTGTGGCCGACGCGGGGTGGCTGCATGGCCTGAAAGTGGTCGCCGTCGCCGTCGTGGCCCAGGCCGTCTGGGGGATGTCCCGCAACCTGGCCGCCGATCGTGAACGGGCGTCGCTGGCGATCGTCGCGGCCATGGCGATGCTGATGTCGCGAACGGCGGCGACGCAGGTCCTCGTCATCGCCGCGGCCGGGATCCTGGGCTGGATGTTCTTGCCGGCGGCGGGCACGTCGGCCGCCCGCTCGATGCGGATCGCCGTCAGCAAGCGCGTGGCGATCGGCGCTCTGGCGCTGTTCTTCGTGCTGCTCGTCGGCTTGCCGGCGGTTCGCCAGTCGGTCCCGTCGCACGCCGTGGCCGTCTTCGACAGCTTCTACCGGGCAGGGTCGCTGGTCTTCGGGGGCGGGCACGTCGTGTTGCCCTTGCTCCAGGCCGAGGTCGTCCCCCCCGGCTGGGTGACGAACGAAGAGTTCATCGCGGGGTACGGCGCGGCCCAGGCGGTTCCCGGCCCGCTGTTCACGTTCGCCGCGTATCTCGGCGCGGTGATGGATCAGCCGCCCAACGGGTGGCTCGGAGCCGCGTGGGCCCTCATCGCGATCTTCCTCCCGGCGTTCCTGCTGACCGTCGGCGCGCTCCCCTTCTGGGAGCTGGTGCGCTGGCGGGCCAACATCCAGTCGGCGCTCCGCGGCATCAATGCCGCCGTGGTGGGGCTGTTGCTGGCGGCCCTGTACGATCCCGTATGGAGCAGCGCCATCACGGGCCCGGCCGATTTCGGCCTCGCCCTGGTCGCGTTCGGCCTGCTCATGTTCTGGCGATGTCCGCCCTGGCTCGTGGTCGTGCTCACTGCCGTCGGGGCCGAGGCCATCGGCCGCGTCGCCTGAAGGCCGGCGTGGCCGGCCACGGGGTACAATGCCGCTCCAGCGAGGTGCGTCCCATGCTCAAAGCCCTGGCCCTGGTCGTGTTGCTCGGTGTGCCGGCGCCGGCTGCCGCCGGGGAGCTGCCCATCGTCGACGCTCACATCCACTACAGCCACGACGCCTGGGATGCGGTGCCGCCGAAGGAGGCGGTGGCCCTCCTGCGCAAGGCCGGCCTGAAGCGGGCGCTGGTGTCGAGCTCCAACGACGAGGGCACGCAGAAGCTGCTGGCCGAGGCGCCGGACCTCGTGGTGCCCGAGCTGCGCCCCTACCGGCTGCGCGCCGATGTGGGCACCTGGGTGCGCGACGAGTCGATCATCGCCTACGTGGAGGAGCGGCTGGCCAAGCACCCCTACGTCGCGATCGGCGAGTTCCACGTGTTCGGGGCCGACGCCGACCTGCCGGTGCCCCGTCGCATCGTCCAGCTCGCCCGACAGCACGGGCTCATGCTGCACGCCCATGCCGACGCCGACGCCGTCGAGCGGCTGTTCCGCCAGGATCCCGGAGCCCGCATCCTGTGGGCGCACGCCGGTTTCGAGCCGCCGGCCCGCGTGCGCGAGATGCTGCGCACCTACCGTAACCTCTGGGCGGACCTGGCCTTCCGGAACGACCACGCCCCGGGGGGAACGGTGGCCCCCGAGTGGCGCCAGCTCTTCGTCGAGTTCCCCGACCGCTTCATGGTAGGCACCGACACCTATGTTCCCGAGCGCTGGCACTACGTGCCCGAGCACGCGGCCTGGTCACGGGGATGGCTCGCCGACCTGCCGGCTGAGGTGGCCGAGCGGATCGCCTGGAAGAACGGCGAGGCGCTGTTCGGCGGCACGAAGCGCCCAGCACGCTGATCGGGCCGGTGGGCCTGCGCCGCCTGTGCCGGTGCCTGACCCTCATCGCGACCGGGCTGGCCGTCGCAACGCCGGTCGCCGCGGGCTGCGC of Candidatus Methylomirabilota bacterium contains these proteins:
- a CDS encoding amidohydrolase family protein, giving the protein MLKALALVVLLGVPAPAAAGELPIVDAHIHYSHDAWDAVPPKEAVALLRKAGLKRALVSSSNDEGTQKLLAEAPDLVVPELRPYRLRADVGTWVRDESIIAYVEERLAKHPYVAIGEFHVFGADADLPVPRRIVQLARQHGLMLHAHADADAVERLFRQDPGARILWAHAGFEPPARVREMLRTYRNLWADLAFRNDHAPGGTVAPEWRQLFVEFPDRFMVGTDTYVPERWHYVPEHAAWSRGWLADLPAEVAERIAWKNGEALFGGTKRPAR
- a CDS encoding MBL fold metallo-hydrolase, with translation MIQLGEVSIASVVEINRSFYPTPSMLPDSTPEAVARHYHWLKPDFFDESVGDLASRIQTWIVRTPRHTVLIDTGVGNDKARAESPLWHRRGGGWLDDLRTAGVTPEQVDLVVCTHLHVDHVGWNTRLVDGRWAPTFPRATYLFAGEDWEYWRHEKDECIKDSVMPVVEAGRTQLVEATHEFDPWLRLEPSPGHTPGHVCVRLTTSAGQAVFSGDLMHRTVQVAEPQWSSRFCYDGKRAAATRREFIERHADSGVLILAAHFPRPGYIVRAEGGHRFVAGPVAA
- a CDS encoding thioesterase family protein, with amino-acid sequence MSVPEAFFVPDGDDRFVATEHSRGPWSRDHQHAGPPSALLARAIERAVAGEPVTVTRLTVELFAPVPIGRLEIATTTLRAGRTVRRLEATLADGGRALARASALVTRTTVVDFPAVKPEPHDPLPPPESGEPFRFPVFEMPAIGYQSSVDARLVRGGFGQNPTSVWIRARVPLVLGEAISPLQRVMIAADSGNGVAVVLDPARYTFINADLTVYLHRPLAGEWVGLDTVTLPEPSGIGASHSRLWDLDGPIGWALQSLVVEARRAGR
- the chrA gene encoding chromate efflux transporter produces the protein MREAGKRVRASRLLEVLAASTRLGLTSFGGPIAHLGYFRDEYVVRRRWVDEAHYADLVALCQFLPGPASSQVGMALGVIRAGLPGAVAAWLGFTLPSAVALVAFAYGLQVVGVADAGWLHGLKVVAVAVVAQAVWGMSRNLAADRERASLAIVAAMAMLMSRTAATQVLVIAAAGILGWMFLPAAGTSAARSMRIAVSKRVAIGALALFFVLLVGLPAVRQSVPSHAVAVFDSFYRAGSLVFGGGHVVLPLLQAEVVPPGWVTNEEFIAGYGAAQAVPGPLFTFAAYLGAVMDQPPNGWLGAAWALIAIFLPAFLLTVGALPFWELVRWRANIQSALRGINAAVVGLLLAALYDPVWSSAITGPADFGLALVAFGLLMFWRCPPWLVVVLTAVGAEAIGRVA